The Agarilytica rhodophyticola genome has a window encoding:
- a CDS encoding FdhF/YdeP family oxidoreductase: MKDIKDINKATVKNKTVPTTTGGGVKKVIYTLSTIQRIGLRNSAKALTSHNACKACGLGMGGQRGGMTNELDEFPSVCNKSIQAQSTDIQPAIPNALFNKHPLLDFQELSGQEIEHLGRLGTPIYKAKDSQHYCEVSWQEALDRIAKAMRKTPAQRSFFYSSGRSSNEAGFVLQLLARMYGTNNINNCSYYCHQATGVALTNTIGSGTATVSLEDLNGCDVLFLIGANPASNHPRFIHKLKALRERGGKVIVINPAKEPGLVRFAVPKSAKSLLFGGTEIASLYIQPSIGSDIALFKGIAKAIIEMEAITEDFIHEHTKGYDNFLTNINATEWQEIVECSGISREQIGDIAKIYAESSNTIFAWGMGITHHTHGVENVEYISNLALLRGMVGRPGAGLLPLRGHSNVQGIGTIGVKPVLPQDVFDGIEKNFNITLPSEKGMDTLACLEAAYDNSIDFALLMGGNLYAASPDQQWTKKAMDNINFKVFLTTTLNQGHVNGMDNSEALVLPVTARDEEWQATTQESMFNYVRLSDGGIKRLDHVRPESVILTHIAEQVLPDSQLDFSAFRTHNNIREAIASTIPGMEKLAEIGTSKEEFHISGRLVHDYNFNTQDGQASFITHSILRDEREKPLPYTLTTVRSEGQFNTIVYEQKDSYRDTDDRWSILMNPATIEKLGITENSCINVRSAHGVMNDVKVFPFDLPNSNIMAYFPEANILVGRDHDPRSLTPAFKSVNVDIEVVERQPSLSTS; encoded by the coding sequence ATGAAAGATATAAAAGATATAAACAAAGCTACTGTCAAAAATAAGACTGTCCCGACCACAACAGGTGGTGGCGTTAAAAAGGTTATATACACATTAAGTACTATCCAACGTATTGGCCTACGTAACTCAGCAAAAGCGCTGACCTCTCATAATGCCTGTAAAGCCTGCGGCCTTGGAATGGGTGGCCAACGGGGGGGAATGACCAACGAACTCGATGAGTTCCCATCTGTTTGCAATAAGAGTATCCAGGCGCAAAGTACGGATATACAACCTGCGATTCCTAATGCCCTATTTAATAAACACCCACTATTAGATTTCCAAGAGCTATCCGGCCAAGAGATTGAGCATCTTGGCAGATTGGGTACTCCTATTTACAAAGCCAAAGACTCGCAACATTACTGTGAAGTCAGTTGGCAAGAAGCCCTCGATAGAATAGCTAAAGCCATGCGCAAGACACCCGCCCAGCGCAGCTTTTTCTATTCCTCTGGCCGCTCGTCAAACGAAGCCGGTTTTGTATTGCAATTACTGGCAAGAATGTATGGCACTAATAATATCAATAATTGTTCTTACTACTGTCATCAGGCAACGGGGGTAGCATTAACAAACACCATTGGCAGTGGCACAGCAACTGTCAGTTTGGAAGATTTAAATGGCTGCGATGTATTATTTCTTATTGGCGCTAACCCGGCATCCAACCACCCCCGTTTTATCCATAAGCTAAAAGCCTTACGTGAGCGCGGCGGCAAAGTGATTGTCATTAACCCAGCAAAAGAGCCTGGACTAGTGAGATTTGCGGTACCCAAAAGTGCAAAGTCTTTGCTGTTTGGCGGGACAGAAATTGCCAGCCTATATATTCAACCAAGTATTGGCTCTGATATCGCTCTATTTAAGGGTATTGCAAAGGCCATTATAGAAATGGAGGCAATAACAGAGGATTTTATTCATGAGCATACAAAAGGCTATGATAATTTTCTAACAAATATTAATGCTACCGAATGGCAAGAAATCGTAGAGTGCAGTGGTATTTCCCGTGAACAAATTGGCGATATTGCTAAAATATACGCTGAGTCTTCCAATACCATTTTTGCTTGGGGTATGGGTATTACGCATCATACCCATGGTGTTGAAAACGTTGAATATATTTCTAACCTAGCTTTACTACGTGGCATGGTCGGCCGCCCGGGCGCAGGTCTACTGCCGTTGCGTGGCCATAGTAACGTACAAGGTATTGGCACTATTGGTGTCAAGCCTGTTCTACCTCAAGATGTTTTCGATGGCATAGAGAAAAATTTTAATATTACATTACCTAGTGAAAAAGGTATGGATACCTTAGCTTGCCTAGAAGCGGCTTACGACAATAGTATCGACTTTGCATTGTTAATGGGTGGTAATTTATATGCGGCATCACCAGATCAACAATGGACAAAGAAAGCTATGGATAATATTAATTTTAAGGTCTTTCTTACCACCACGTTAAATCAAGGCCATGTGAATGGTATGGACAACAGTGAGGCCTTAGTGTTACCTGTGACAGCACGAGATGAAGAGTGGCAAGCGACAACTCAGGAATCAATGTTTAATTATGTACGCTTAAGCGATGGCGGTATTAAACGGCTTGATCACGTAAGACCAGAGAGCGTTATTCTAACTCATATAGCAGAACAGGTTTTACCCGATTCGCAATTAGATTTTTCAGCATTTCGTACTCATAACAATATTCGAGAAGCTATAGCATCAACAATACCTGGGATGGAAAAACTTGCTGAGATAGGCACGAGTAAAGAGGAATTTCATATTTCTGGACGCCTTGTTCATGATTACAATTTTAATACTCAAGATGGGCAAGCATCATTCATTACCCACTCAATATTACGTGATGAAAGAGAAAAACCTTTGCCTTATACACTTACTACAGTCAGAAGCGAAGGCCAATTTAACACTATTGTTTACGAACAAAAAGACAGCTATAGAGACACAGATGACCGTTGGTCTATATTAATGAATCCAGCTACCATTGAAAAACTAGGCATTACAGAAAATAGTTGTATTAACGTGCGCTCTGCTCACGGAGTGATGAATGATGTAAAAGTATTTCCCTTCGATTTACCTAACAGCAACATTATGGCATATTTTCCAGAGGCAAATATTTTAGTGGGTCGAGATCACGATCCTCGCAGCCTTACCCCTGCTTTTAAGTCGGTTAATGTCGATATAGAAGTTGTAGAGAGGCAGCCTTCTTTGTCTACGTCTTAG
- a CDS encoding sulfite oxidase → MKKSRPPYKTLSYTASEYELNSQNSDSNSTIDQGRRNILKSVSLSSMTTLLGMAIPFGYLMPKGLMPIALAEQNKQFTIPGKSGLTILNDRPINAETPAHLLDDDITPAKHLFVRNNGIPPKLSDIDTSTWQLTIDGEACERPQSFSIAQLKQQFKSYTYQLVIECGGNGRSEFSPPAKGNQWTVGAIGCPRWTGVRLADVLKHCGVKEDAIYIGYYGADKHLSGEKNKVVISRGVPIGKALEKETLIAWEMNGEAIPLQNGYPLRLVCGGWPASTSGKWLNKIVVRNTIHDGPKMGGYSYRVPCKPVAPGTKVAEQDMCIIESMPVKSLVTFPKSGITHNLNKPLDIRGKAWAGDLSVAKVFTSIDFGVTWQLAKLKAPANRLAWQSWQAEVTFQQAGYYEVWARAVDSNGKSQPMILPGWNPRGYLNNACHRIAVAVS, encoded by the coding sequence GTGAAGAAAAGTCGACCGCCATATAAGACACTTTCATACACTGCGAGCGAGTACGAACTTAACTCTCAAAATAGCGACTCCAATAGTACTATCGATCAGGGACGACGTAATATTTTGAAAAGCGTTTCCCTAAGTAGTATGACGACGCTATTGGGTATGGCAATCCCTTTTGGGTATTTAATGCCTAAGGGGCTCATGCCTATTGCCTTGGCAGAACAAAATAAGCAATTTACTATTCCTGGTAAATCGGGCCTAACAATTTTAAATGACCGACCTATCAACGCCGAGACACCTGCACATCTTTTAGATGATGATATTACACCAGCTAAACACTTATTTGTAAGAAATAATGGCATACCTCCCAAGTTATCTGATATCGACACAAGTACGTGGCAATTAACTATTGACGGAGAAGCATGTGAACGACCACAAAGCTTTTCTATTGCCCAGTTAAAACAACAATTTAAGAGTTATACTTATCAACTAGTCATTGAATGCGGTGGTAATGGTCGCAGTGAATTTTCTCCTCCAGCAAAGGGAAACCAATGGACAGTCGGTGCCATTGGCTGTCCTAGATGGACAGGTGTACGTCTCGCCGATGTACTCAAACATTGCGGAGTGAAGGAAGATGCAATTTATATTGGTTACTACGGTGCTGATAAACATCTAAGTGGTGAAAAAAATAAAGTTGTAATCTCTCGAGGTGTACCTATCGGTAAGGCTTTGGAAAAAGAAACCTTAATCGCATGGGAAATGAATGGTGAGGCGATACCACTACAAAATGGTTACCCCCTAAGGTTAGTCTGTGGTGGTTGGCCCGCATCAACGTCCGGCAAATGGCTAAATAAAATTGTTGTACGCAATACAATTCACGATGGCCCTAAAATGGGTGGCTATTCTTATCGAGTACCCTGTAAGCCGGTGGCACCGGGGACAAAAGTTGCCGAACAGGATATGTGTATTATTGAATCGATGCCGGTGAAATCATTAGTAACCTTTCCTAAATCAGGCATCACTCACAATTTGAACAAGCCCCTCGATATTCGCGGCAAGGCATGGGCGGGAGACTTATCCGTTGCAAAAGTTTTTACTTCCATTGATTTTGGAGTCACATGGCAATTAGCAAAGCTAAAAGCGCCAGCGAATCGATTAGCATGGCAGAGCTGGCAAGCAGAAGTAACATTTCAACAAGCAGGATATTATGAAGTTTGGGCAAGAGCAGTAGATTCAAATGGAAAATCACAACCAATGATTTTACCTGGCTGGAATCCACGAGGATATCTAAACAACGCCTGTCACCGTATCGCGGTAGCTGTTTCATGA